One stretch of Solibacillus isronensis DNA includes these proteins:
- the secE gene encoding preprotein translocase subunit SecE yields the protein MSKVTNFLQEVGSEMRKTSWPKSKELTKYTVVVVSTVVVMALFFTAIDLGISELFRWFLSL from the coding sequence ATGAGTAAAGTAACAAACTTTCTACAAGAAGTCGGCTCGGAAATGCGCAAAACAAGTTGGCCGAAAAGTAAAGAGTTAACGAAGTATACGGTAGTGGTTGTTTCAACAGTTGTCGTGATGGCGTTATTCTTTACAGCAATAGATTTAGGAATCTCAGAATTATTCCGTTGGTTCTTGTCTCTGTAA
- the rpmG gene encoding 50S ribosomal protein L33, translated as MAKKVVLSCEKCGSRNYNVPKKEGATERLELKKFCSHCNEHTMHKQTL; from the coding sequence ATGGCAAAGAAAGTCGTTTTAAGTTGTGAAAAATGCGGTTCAAGAAACTACAATGTCCCGAAAAAAGAAGGGGCGACCGAGCGTTTAGAACTGAAGAAATTTTGCTCTCATTGCAATGAGCATACAATGCATAAACAAACGTTATAA
- the sigH gene encoding RNA polymerase sporulation sigma factor SigH yields MVLRFEHLTDEELVEQVHLGNTDALDFLISKYRLFVKAKARSYFLIGADKEDIIQEGMIGLYKAIRDFKEDKLASFRAFAELCITRQIITAIKTATRQKHIPLNSYVSLDKPIYDEESERTLMDIITSPISDDPEYLMINREDYLYLEEKMGEVLSELEQQVLVRYLEGQSYNEISEELDRHVKSIDNALQRVKRKLERHLELKEMT; encoded by the coding sequence ATGGTACTACGTTTTGAACATTTGACAGATGAAGAGCTTGTAGAACAAGTGCATCTTGGCAATACAGATGCGCTAGATTTTTTGATTTCAAAATACCGACTGTTTGTTAAGGCGAAAGCGCGGTCGTATTTTTTAATTGGTGCGGACAAAGAAGATATTATCCAAGAAGGAATGATTGGCTTATATAAAGCGATTCGGGATTTTAAAGAGGACAAGCTGGCGTCATTTCGTGCATTTGCAGAACTCTGCATTACACGGCAAATTATTACGGCAATTAAAACGGCTACTAGACAAAAGCATATTCCGCTAAATTCATATGTTTCTTTAGATAAGCCAATTTACGATGAAGAATCAGAGCGTACGTTGATGGATATTATTACGAGTCCGATTTCGGATGATCCTGAGTATTTGATGATCAATCGTGAAGATTATCTTTATTTGGAAGAGAAGATGGGCGAAGTGTTAAGCGAACTCGAACAGCAAGTATTGGTTCGTTATTTGGAAGGACAATCCTATAATGAAATTTCTGAAGAATTGGACCGCCATGTGAAATCCATCGATAATGCATTACAAAGGGTGAAGCGCAAATTAGAGCGTCATCTTGAATTAAAAGAAATGACTTAA
- a CDS encoding NYN domain-containing protein, protein MQNILLVDGYNMIGAWSELRPLREPHFEDARDRLIERMAEYKAHTGWRVIVVFDAHLVPGTEQLYIQHAVEVLYTRKNETADERIEKLSNELKGRKIQIHVATSDMTEQNVVFGHGALRKSARELEIEMQIIQSKISSKVKESTDEKPASRIKLSKEVELQFEKWRRGLK, encoded by the coding sequence ATGCAGAACATATTGCTAGTAGACGGCTATAACATGATCGGTGCATGGAGTGAGCTTCGTCCGTTACGCGAACCTCACTTTGAAGATGCACGTGATCGGTTAATTGAACGAATGGCGGAGTATAAAGCGCATACAGGATGGCGAGTTATCGTTGTATTTGATGCCCATCTTGTACCAGGCACTGAGCAACTGTATATTCAGCATGCTGTGGAAGTGCTTTATACACGTAAAAACGAAACAGCGGACGAGCGCATTGAGAAATTATCGAACGAACTAAAAGGACGAAAAATCCAAATACACGTCGCAACATCCGATATGACGGAACAAAACGTTGTATTTGGTCATGGTGCTTTAAGAAAATCGGCACGTGAGCTTGAAATTGAAATGCAAATTATTCAGTCTAAAATTTCATCCAAAGTAAAAGAATCGACCGACGAAAAACCGGCCTCAAGAATTAAGCTATCAAAAGAAGTGGAACTACAGTTTGAAAAATGGAGAAGAGGGCTCAAGTAA
- the rlmB gene encoding 23S rRNA (guanosine(2251)-2'-O)-methyltransferase RlmB codes for MAEKRQQNRKPRDFKGRDKKADTFKTHEKKQQEKPQSAQEELSGEMIAGKNPVLEALRAGREINKLWIAEGVKKTGVQELMDLAKEQGVLVQFVPKQKVDKLAENHQGIVASVAAYDYAELDDLFNVAKAKNEDPFFLILDELEDPHNLGSIMRTADAIGAHGIIIPKRRAVGLTAVVAKASTGAIEHVPVVRVTNLAQTVDELKDRGVWIAGTDAKGSADYRKMDATLPLALIIGSEGKGMSRLLKDKCDFLYHLPMVGHVTSLNASVAAALLMYEVYRKRQEANG; via the coding sequence ATGGCAGAGAAGAGACAGCAAAATCGTAAACCAAGAGATTTTAAAGGACGCGATAAAAAAGCGGATACTTTTAAAACTCATGAGAAAAAGCAACAAGAAAAACCGCAATCTGCCCAGGAAGAATTATCAGGAGAAATGATTGCAGGGAAAAACCCGGTACTTGAGGCACTTCGAGCAGGTAGAGAAATCAATAAGTTATGGATTGCTGAAGGCGTTAAGAAAACAGGTGTACAGGAGTTAATGGACTTGGCTAAAGAGCAAGGTGTCCTCGTTCAGTTTGTACCAAAGCAAAAAGTCGACAAGCTTGCAGAAAATCATCAGGGAATTGTGGCATCAGTCGCGGCATATGACTATGCAGAATTGGATGATCTATTTAACGTAGCGAAGGCAAAAAACGAAGACCCGTTCTTTTTAATATTGGACGAGTTGGAAGACCCGCATAACTTAGGATCAATTATGCGTACAGCAGATGCGATTGGTGCGCATGGTATCATTATTCCAAAGCGTCGCGCAGTCGGTTTAACAGCAGTTGTTGCTAAAGCTTCAACAGGTGCTATCGAGCATGTACCTGTTGTGCGTGTAACCAATTTAGCCCAAACGGTGGATGAGCTAAAAGACCGCGGTGTATGGATTGCCGGAACAGACGCAAAAGGTTCTGCAGATTATCGTAAAATGGATGCAACATTACCGCTTGCATTAATTATTGGTAGTGAAGGTAAGGGAATGAGCCGTCTTTTAAAGGATAAATGTGACTTCTTATATCACTTGCCAATGGTTGGTCATGTAACATCACTGAATGCTTCCGTAGCAGCGGCATTACTTATGTATGAAGTGTACCGCAAACGACAAGAAGCTAACGGATGA
- a CDS encoding Mini-ribonuclease 3 gives MQNLTPHDVIQLNALALAYMGDAVLEQRIREHLILSGRAKPNTLHKEATKYVSAKSQSNIVHRMIEENYLTEEEQAVFRRGRNAKSGSVPKNTDVRTYRNSSGFEAVLGFLFLSKEHHRANEIIDYAIEIVEQAKGV, from the coding sequence ATGCAAAACTTAACACCACATGATGTCATACAGTTAAATGCACTGGCGCTCGCTTATATGGGCGACGCCGTGCTTGAACAAAGAATTCGGGAACATTTAATATTGTCGGGCCGTGCAAAGCCTAACACATTGCATAAAGAAGCAACGAAATATGTTTCGGCTAAATCCCAGTCCAATATTGTGCATCGCATGATTGAAGAGAATTATTTAACAGAAGAAGAGCAAGCTGTTTTCCGTAGAGGACGCAATGCCAAATCAGGATCTGTTCCGAAAAATACAGATGTCCGCACATATCGTAATAGCTCTGGATTTGAAGCAGTTTTAGGCTTCCTATTCCTTAGCAAAGAACATCATCGCGCAAATGAAATAATCGATTACGCAATCGAAATTGTCGAACAGGCAAAAGGAGTGTAA
- the cysS gene encoding cysteine--tRNA ligase, which translates to MTIQIFNSLTRQKEPFIPLEEGKVKMYVCGPTVYNYIHIGNSRPVIVYDTVRRYLQYAGYEVKFVSNFTDVDDKIIKAANELGEETSVLTNRFIAAYFEDITALGCQKADAHPRVTEHMDDIIAFIKVLIDKGYAYESQGDVYYRTRRFNGYGKLSHQSIDDLKVGARIEAGEKKEDPLDFALWKAAKAGEIKWASPWGEGRPGWHIECSVMAREHLGDTIDIHAGGQDLTFPHHENEIAQSEAHNDKTFARYWMHNGYINIDNEKMSKSLGNFILVNDIRKQIDPQVLRFFMLSVHYRNPINFAQDLVEAAKSGLDRIRTSYTNVEHRLTSSASLGDNSEQWLEKISQIKVDFENAMNDDFNTANAVSALFELSHIANVYLNEANTDKEVLQAILTMFDTIGNVLGIHIKVEAGLLDEEIEALIEERNQARKNRDFARSDEIRDQLLGMDIVLEDTRQGTRWKRGQ; encoded by the coding sequence ATGACGATTCAAATTTTCAATTCGTTGACAAGACAAAAAGAACCATTTATTCCGTTGGAGGAAGGTAAAGTAAAAATGTATGTATGCGGACCAACTGTATACAATTACATTCATATTGGAAATTCCCGCCCGGTAATCGTCTATGATACAGTACGCCGCTATTTACAATATGCAGGTTATGAAGTGAAATTCGTTTCAAACTTTACTGATGTGGATGACAAAATTATTAAAGCAGCGAATGAGTTAGGCGAAGAAACTTCTGTATTAACAAATCGTTTTATTGCGGCTTACTTTGAAGATATTACAGCACTGGGATGCCAAAAGGCGGATGCCCACCCTCGTGTAACAGAGCATATGGATGATATTATCGCGTTTATTAAAGTGCTGATCGACAAAGGCTATGCATATGAATCCCAAGGCGATGTTTATTACCGTACACGTAGATTTAATGGCTACGGAAAGTTAAGTCACCAATCGATTGATGATTTAAAAGTGGGAGCGCGTATTGAAGCGGGCGAGAAAAAAGAAGATCCGTTGGATTTCGCATTATGGAAAGCTGCAAAAGCAGGCGAAATTAAATGGGCATCACCATGGGGAGAAGGACGTCCTGGATGGCATATTGAGTGTTCTGTAATGGCGCGTGAGCACTTAGGTGATACAATCGATATTCACGCGGGCGGACAGGATTTAACATTCCCTCACCACGAAAATGAAATTGCCCAATCCGAAGCGCATAATGATAAAACATTTGCGCGTTATTGGATGCATAACGGCTATATTAATATTGATAATGAAAAAATGTCGAAATCACTGGGTAACTTTATATTAGTGAATGATATTCGCAAGCAAATCGACCCGCAAGTGTTACGTTTCTTTATGCTGTCAGTTCATTACCGTAACCCGATCAACTTCGCTCAGGATTTAGTGGAAGCGGCGAAAAGTGGTTTAGACCGAATTCGTACATCCTATACGAATGTCGAGCACCGTCTGACATCTTCGGCGAGTTTAGGGGATAACAGCGAGCAGTGGCTTGAAAAAATCAGTCAGATTAAAGTTGATTTCGAAAATGCAATGAATGATGACTTTAACACAGCAAATGCGGTTTCGGCATTATTTGAACTTTCCCATATTGCCAATGTGTATTTAAACGAAGCGAATACAGATAAAGAAGTATTACAGGCAATTTTAACGATGTTTGATACAATTGGAAATGTACTAGGTATTCATATAAAAGTAGAAGCAGGCTTACTCGATGAAGAAATCGAGGCATTAATCGAAGAACGTAACCAAGCCCGTAAAAATCGTGATTTCGCTCGTTCAGATGAAATCCGCGACCAGCTGCTGGGCATGGATATTGTTCTTGAGGATACTCGTCAAGGTACACGCTGGAAACGAGGACAGTAA
- the gltX gene encoding glutamate--tRNA ligase: MTKTVRVRYAPSPTGFLHIGGARTALFNYLYAKHHNGTFVVRIEDTDIERNVEGGEASQLDNLRWLGIMPDESIDIGGPYAPYRQMERLDIYKEHAEKMLENGQAYKCFCTSEELEASREKQKAQGVAAPAYDGKCRHLTAEEVAEKEAAGIPHTIRMRVPENVTYQFTDLVRGEVSFESKDIGDWVLVKANGIPTYNYAVVLDDHFMEITHVFRGEEHLSNTPKQMMIFDAFGWEYPQYGHMTLIVNEERKKLSKRDESIIQFVTQYKDLGYLPEAMFNFFALLGWSPEGEEEIFSHDEFVKLFDEKRLSKSPSMFDKTKLTWMNNQYIKKMSHEEVVALALPHLQKAGLLPEELSEEQQAWASDLIALYHEQMSFGAEIVELSSLFFTEEIAYDEEANEVLAGETVPAVMASFKTQLEALESFDAASIKAAIKAVQKETGVKGKNLFMPIRVVTTGQTHGPELPNAIALIGKEKTIARVEKFAQ, from the coding sequence ATGACGAAAACAGTTCGCGTTCGTTATGCACCATCGCCAACAGGATTTTTACATATCGGTGGCGCACGTACAGCTTTATTCAACTATTTATATGCAAAACATCACAACGGTACTTTTGTAGTACGTATTGAAGATACAGATATTGAGCGTAATGTAGAGGGTGGAGAAGCTTCTCAACTTGATAACTTACGCTGGTTAGGCATCATGCCGGATGAGTCAATTGATATCGGCGGCCCATATGCACCTTACCGTCAAATGGAGCGTCTTGATATTTATAAAGAGCATGCAGAAAAAATGCTGGAAAACGGACAAGCTTATAAATGTTTCTGTACTTCAGAAGAGCTTGAAGCATCACGCGAAAAACAAAAAGCACAAGGTGTTGCTGCACCTGCATATGATGGGAAATGCCGTCATTTAACAGCTGAGGAAGTTGCTGAAAAAGAAGCTGCTGGTATCCCGCACACAATTCGTATGCGCGTTCCTGAAAATGTTACGTATCAGTTCACTGACTTAGTTCGCGGCGAAGTATCTTTCGAATCAAAAGATATCGGCGACTGGGTGCTTGTAAAAGCAAACGGTATCCCAACTTACAATTATGCGGTAGTGCTGGATGACCACTTCATGGAAATTACACATGTATTCCGTGGGGAAGAGCATTTATCAAACACACCAAAACAAATGATGATCTTTGACGCATTCGGATGGGAATATCCGCAATATGGACATATGACATTAATCGTAAATGAAGAGCGCAAAAAATTATCAAAACGTGATGAGTCAATCATTCAGTTCGTTACACAATACAAGGACCTAGGCTACTTACCGGAAGCGATGTTTAACTTCTTTGCATTGCTTGGCTGGTCACCTGAGGGAGAAGAAGAAATCTTCTCACATGACGAATTTGTAAAGCTGTTTGATGAAAAGCGTTTGTCAAAATCACCATCAATGTTCGATAAAACAAAACTAACATGGATGAACAACCAATATATTAAAAAAATGTCTCATGAAGAGGTAGTTGCTTTAGCATTGCCACACTTGCAAAAAGCGGGCTTACTTCCAGAAGAGCTATCTGAAGAGCAACAAGCATGGGCTTCTGATTTAATCGCTCTTTACCATGAACAAATGAGCTTCGGTGCAGAAATCGTAGAATTATCGAGCCTATTTTTCACAGAAGAAATTGCATATGATGAAGAAGCAAACGAAGTGTTAGCTGGTGAAACTGTGCCGGCTGTTATGGCTTCATTTAAAACTCAATTAGAAGCTTTAGAATCTTTTGATGCCGCTTCAATTAAAGCAGCTATTAAAGCTGTACAAAAAGAAACGGGCGTAAAAGGTAAAAATCTGTTTATGCCAATCCGTGTTGTGACAACTGGTCAAACACATGGTCCGGAATTGCCGAATGCCATCGCTTTAATCGGCAAGGAAAAAACAATTGCTCGTGTTGAAAAATTTGCACAGTAA
- the ispF gene encoding 2-C-methyl-D-erythritol 2,4-cyclodiphosphate synthase, giving the protein MFRIGQGFDVHEFAEGRPLILGGIKIPHERGLVGHSDADVLLHTVTDAALGAIGEGDIGRHFPDTDPEWKDADSAKLLEYIWKMVEERGYKLGNVDCTIMAQRPKMAPYISQMQNRIAQLLNAEPSQVNVKATTTEKLGFVGREEGIAAMATILLVKV; this is encoded by the coding sequence ATGTTTCGAATTGGACAAGGGTTTGACGTTCACGAATTTGCAGAAGGACGTCCATTAATTTTAGGTGGTATTAAAATTCCGCATGAGCGCGGCTTAGTAGGTCATTCGGATGCCGATGTACTTTTACATACAGTGACAGACGCGGCATTAGGTGCAATTGGTGAAGGGGATATTGGCCGTCACTTCCCGGATACAGACCCGGAGTGGAAAGATGCCGATTCAGCGAAGTTACTTGAATATATTTGGAAGATGGTAGAAGAGCGCGGATATAAATTAGGCAATGTGGATTGTACGATTATGGCACAGCGTCCGAAAATGGCTCCATATATCTCACAAATGCAAAACCGTATCGCACAATTATTGAATGCCGAACCTTCACAAGTAAATGTAAAAGCGACAACAACAGAGAAGTTAGGTTTTGTTGGTCGTGAAGAAGGAATTGCAGCAATGGCAACAATTCTTTTAGTTAAAGTATAA
- the ispD gene encoding 2-C-methyl-D-erythritol 4-phosphate cytidylyltransferase, producing MRYEVVLPAAGSGKRMGAGQNKLFLNLADKPILVHTLLVFEQDENCTGIWLAVKDEERPFIQSLIVKYNIAKVKGMPTGGEERQHSVHSCIKEMNAVDVVLVHDAARPFITIPKITELAKVAYEKGAAIAGVRAKDTMKVVHNGLIKETVDRESLWMVQTPQAFRYDLLAEAEDVAEKAGFLGTDEAMLVERLGHDIHIVECSYENVKMTTQEDLIFGEAILKQRK from the coding sequence TTGCGTTATGAAGTTGTTTTACCGGCAGCAGGAAGTGGAAAGCGCATGGGTGCCGGGCAAAATAAATTATTTTTAAACTTAGCGGATAAACCAATTTTAGTTCATACACTTCTCGTTTTTGAACAAGATGAAAACTGTACGGGAATTTGGCTCGCCGTAAAAGATGAGGAACGTCCATTTATCCAGTCGCTTATCGTAAAGTATAATATTGCAAAAGTAAAAGGTATGCCTACAGGTGGTGAAGAACGCCAACACTCAGTGCATTCATGCATTAAAGAAATGAATGCAGTGGATGTTGTCCTTGTTCATGATGCTGCAAGACCTTTTATTACGATTCCAAAGATTACCGAACTTGCAAAAGTCGCTTATGAAAAAGGTGCTGCTATTGCAGGGGTTCGTGCAAAGGATACAATGAAGGTTGTCCATAACGGTCTAATTAAAGAAACTGTTGACCGTGAATCTTTATGGATGGTTCAAACACCGCAAGCGTTCCGTTACGATTTACTGGCAGAAGCTGAAGACGTAGCTGAAAAGGCAGGTTTTTTAGGAACGGATGAAGCGATGCTTGTTGAACGTTTAGGTCATGATATCCATATCGTAGAATGCAGTTATGAAAATGTAAAAATGACAACGCAGGAAGATCTGATTTTTGGGGAAGCTATTTTAAAACAACGAAAATAG
- a CDS encoding PIN/TRAM domain-containing protein, with translation MLKKIIQVAFLFIGGALGLIFLPPLYAFMNLSSNPWLNNPYFSVAIGAALLFVLSFALSDYFVKLITWLEEVLFKLPAADLLFGTLGLIVGLCVATLVGVAINQMNIPVITAVVPAILSIVLGYLGFRLGFSKRDELLQIFSGKSTKKRQSDGSVKEVQEQYKLLDTSVIIDGRIADISTTGFVEGILVVPQFVLTELQHIADSSDTLKRTRGRRGLDILKRLQDERASKVLITEVDFEDVSEVDLKLVRLAKNMSAQILTNDFNLNKVCELHRVQVLNINDLANAVKPVVIPGEDMQVVVIKDGKEHNQGVAYLDDGTMIVVEGGRSYIGQAITVTVTSVLQTSAGRMIFAKPKED, from the coding sequence ATGTTGAAGAAAATAATTCAAGTAGCATTTTTATTTATCGGTGGAGCATTAGGCCTTATTTTCTTACCGCCCTTATATGCATTCATGAACTTATCATCCAATCCTTGGCTTAATAATCCATACTTCAGTGTTGCGATAGGTGCTGCTTTATTATTCGTTTTATCGTTTGCATTATCTGATTACTTTGTAAAATTAATTACTTGGTTAGAGGAAGTATTATTTAAATTACCTGCAGCGGATTTACTGTTTGGTACACTCGGTTTAATCGTAGGACTATGTGTAGCAACATTGGTCGGTGTCGCAATCAATCAAATGAACATTCCTGTTATTACCGCTGTTGTTCCTGCTATTTTATCCATTGTTCTGGGCTATCTCGGTTTCCGGTTAGGTTTCAGTAAACGGGATGAGCTATTGCAGATTTTTTCCGGGAAATCTACGAAAAAGCGTCAAAGTGACGGATCTGTCAAGGAAGTTCAGGAGCAGTACAAATTACTGGATACGAGTGTCATCATTGATGGGCGTATTGCCGATATTTCTACAACAGGCTTTGTTGAAGGGATTTTAGTCGTGCCTCAGTTTGTATTAACAGAACTCCAGCATATTGCGGATTCATCTGATACATTGAAGCGTACGCGTGGTCGCAGAGGTCTCGATATTTTAAAACGTCTTCAGGACGAACGTGCTTCGAAGGTACTTATTACGGAAGTGGATTTTGAAGATGTGTCTGAAGTGGACTTAAAGCTTGTTCGCTTAGCAAAAAATATGAGTGCTCAAATATTGACGAATGATTTCAATTTAAATAAAGTTTGTGAACTGCACCGTGTACAAGTATTGAATATTAATGATTTGGCAAACGCGGTGAAACCGGTCGTTATTCCGGGTGAAGATATGCAAGTCGTTGTCATTAAAGACGGGAAAGAACACAATCAAGGTGTTGCCTATTTAGATGACGGAACAATGATTGTAGTAGAAGGCGGCCGAAGCTATATTGGCCAGGCGATTACAGTTACTGTAACGAGCGTACTTCAAACATCGGCAGGGCGAATGATTTTTGCCAAGCCAAAAGAGGATTAG
- a CDS encoding acetate uptake transporter encodes MNTAKEVKISTADPSAIGLFGLAIVTFVASTQKLGWTDGLGLVIPWAIFLGGIAQFYAPVLDSKHNNTFGTTAFGAYGLFWMGVGMSWFVQAGVFGATLQASADTTQLGVVYLGYLIFTLFMTIGTAETNKVLFAIFVMIDFLFIGLALSSFGIMEHGMHLLAAYSELIIALLSLYGAGANVLNKHFGFNFLPIGKPFGIFTREAFLKKEKTVKA; translated from the coding sequence TTGAATACTGCAAAAGAAGTAAAAATTTCTACTGCCGACCCGTCTGCAATTGGTTTATTCGGTTTGGCGATTGTAACATTTGTTGCTTCCACTCAAAAATTAGGCTGGACAGATGGCTTAGGTTTGGTTATTCCTTGGGCAATATTTTTAGGAGGTATTGCACAATTTTACGCACCTGTATTAGATTCAAAGCATAATAATACATTTGGTACGACGGCATTCGGCGCATATGGTTTGTTCTGGATGGGCGTAGGCATGAGCTGGTTCGTTCAAGCCGGTGTATTTGGTGCAACATTACAGGCATCTGCTGATACAACCCAGCTCGGTGTTGTGTATTTAGGTTATTTAATCTTTACCCTATTTATGACGATTGGTACAGCTGAAACAAATAAAGTTCTATTCGCCATTTTCGTCATGATCGACTTCTTATTTATCGGTCTGGCATTAAGCTCATTTGGAATTATGGAGCACGGCATGCATTTACTTGCAGCTTACTCTGAGTTAATCATTGCTCTTTTATCACTTTATGGTGCGGGGGCCAATGTATTGAACAAGCATTTCGGCTTCAACTTCCTGCCGATTGGAAAGCCTTTTGGCATTTTCACAAGAGAAGCATTTTTAAAGAAAGAAAAAACGGTAAAAGCATAA
- the radA gene encoding DNA repair protein RadA codes for MAKKKSKFMCSSCGYEAAKWMGRCPGCGEWNTMNEEVEVITKGPRGAFQHSTTATKATPIIHVEVQEETRIATEMNEFNRVLGGGIVPGSLVLIGGDPGIGKSTLLLQVSALLSNQGKRVLYISGEESVRQTKLRAERLGVHTPELYIYSETNLEFLNQTIDEVQPKFVIVDSIQTVHHPEVTSAPGSVSQVRECTAELMRIAKTKNIAIFLVGHVTKEGQIAGPRILEHMVDTVLYFEGERHHNHRILRSQKNRFGSTNEIAIFEMLHGGLKEVLNPSELFLQERSQGAPGSTIVASMEGTRPILVEIQSLVTPTSFNYPKRMATGVDQNRVQLLMAVLEKRMGMMLQAQDAYIKVAGGVKLDEPAIDLAVLTSIVSSFKDQTVRPTDCFIGEVGLTGEVRRVSRIEQRVQEAAKLGFKRAFIPASNIGGWEFPPDIQVVGVETISDALRESFQNL; via the coding sequence ATGGCAAAAAAGAAGTCTAAATTTATGTGTAGCAGCTGTGGCTATGAAGCGGCAAAATGGATGGGGCGCTGTCCTGGCTGTGGTGAGTGGAATACGATGAATGAAGAAGTCGAAGTCATCACAAAAGGTCCGCGCGGTGCGTTCCAGCATTCTACAACCGCTACAAAGGCAACACCTATTATTCATGTGGAGGTACAGGAAGAAACACGTATCGCTACAGAAATGAATGAGTTCAACCGTGTACTCGGAGGCGGTATCGTACCAGGTTCACTAGTACTAATAGGCGGTGATCCGGGTATCGGGAAATCGACTTTACTACTGCAAGTATCGGCGCTTCTTTCCAATCAGGGAAAACGTGTTTTATATATTTCCGGTGAAGAATCTGTACGTCAAACGAAGCTGCGAGCTGAACGTTTAGGTGTACATACGCCGGAGCTTTATATTTATTCGGAAACGAATCTGGAGTTTTTAAATCAAACAATTGATGAAGTACAACCGAAATTTGTTATTGTCGATTCGATTCAAACGGTACATCATCCGGAAGTAACAAGTGCACCAGGCAGTGTGTCGCAAGTGCGTGAATGTACAGCGGAACTGATGCGTATTGCAAAAACGAAAAATATTGCTATTTTCCTTGTTGGTCATGTTACAAAAGAAGGGCAGATTGCCGGACCGCGTATTTTAGAACATATGGTAGATACGGTGCTTTACTTTGAAGGGGAACGTCATCATAACCACCGAATTTTACGCAGTCAGAAAAACCGTTTTGGTTCTACAAATGAAATAGCGATTTTTGAAATGCTCCATGGAGGGTTAAAGGAAGTATTGAATCCATCTGAGCTGTTTTTACAGGAACGTTCGCAAGGTGCCCCAGGTTCAACGATCGTTGCATCAATGGAAGGGACACGTCCGATTTTGGTAGAAATACAGTCTCTTGTTACACCAACGAGCTTCAATTATCCTAAGCGTATGGCAACGGGGGTTGATCAAAACCGTGTACAGCTTTTAATGGCGGTATTGGAAAAACGCATGGGAATGATGCTTCAGGCACAAGATGCTTATATTAAAGTTGCGGGTGGTGTGAAGCTGGATGAACCGGCGATTGATTTAGCTGTATTAACAAGTATTGTTTCAAGCTTTAAAGACCAGACAGTACGTCCGACAGACTGCTTTATCGGGGAAGTCGGGTTAACTGGCGAAGTACGACGCGTTTCGAGAATTGAACAACGTGTACAGGAAGCGGCAAAGCTAGGATTTAAACGTGCCTTTATTCCAGCTTCAAATATTGGTGGCTGGGAATTCCCACCGGACATTCAAGTCGTTGGCGTCGAAACAATCAGCGATGCACTGCGAGAATCTTTCCAAAATTTATAG